The Pyrenophora tritici-repentis strain M4 chromosome 10, whole genome shotgun sequence genome contains a region encoding:
- a CDS encoding metallopeptidase, with the protein MPSFLRSLGRKSSRMSKSGDKHHNTMVPHNANALKHRASASTLNSSQVGSSTPSTTPATSTTDEVNTQTKDLTNGPTPVPPVPSRPQRPTTEPVKRYSMNGLASPISNGSNGSNSSFSRVSLLAPRVLSVSDNSWVHQQVLLVFGQIGEAQSKPLDGTLTVNHHQGRFPSTCWPVHDSYFKALVHLEPGWNRIRLDFSSPKISSPSTSMSAHASFININYLPLSHSPPLQLAIILGHDSPGTYDAPPERIEREGNGLELAIKKFRMSAYLWQAFTGEQMKRYGFGRRCFRFEDAWEPGTLSYQDWAQNQYRTQAQVHVIRSRRSVAEIRDLQHAQQYGPATKKNELFDIAIEACRDYFPMAPGQKRYVSCLFLDTHWDTQEQTVRGHAALGGGTEDLGLAIFGSHALHSYPSSIEEVFQAFQDCTRTDTTFVANDCDESGSSWEAANIGIGAHLHETGHLFGCPHQESGVMLRDYVTLNRTFTCREPYSTRTKSPGQQLVLPNDECRWHKLDVLRFRFHPCFRIPIDNPNINGDGSVQVWTVDVSQGGVIATSKSGIAWVEVFAEGDDVCHHWKEFPESEGQYPRQVVLDEGMVRSLLPKEKQKSRLKVEVFSAGGGKHVIEDFSQLSNQKQARVKIPDGRWGYRGGKLGYSQMEGSRPEEVIFDYVHIQTKLLLSIKIYHGAAVDGLEFVYEDTATQLFGNRGGSMTEFALDTRKGELLLGFSLRAGLWIDGLQILTSLGRKSEWYGNPNGGSGHTLIPPRGYTIGGLSGSCAQWLDGFSLIITR; encoded by the exons ATGCCTTCTTTCTTAAGAAGCCTGGGCAGGAAGAGCAGTCGCATGTCCAAGTCTGGCGACAAGCACCACAATACTATGGTACCACACAATGCCAACGCCCTCAAGCATCGCGCTTCCGCCTCTACTCTGAATTCCTCCCAGGTTGGCTCTTCCACTCCCTCGACTACGCCTGCGACATCCACCACCGACGAAGTCAACACCCAGACCAAAGACCTCACCAATGGCCCCACCCCAGTACCACCCGTACCTTCGCGCCCGCAGCGACCAACCACCGAACCCGTGAAGCGCTATAGCATGAAT GGCTTAGCTTCGCCAATTTCCAATGGCTCCAATGGCTCCAATAGTTCCTTCAGTAGAGTCTCACTGCTCGCACCACGCGTCCTGTCCGTCTCGGATAACTCCTGG GTACATCAACAAGTGCTGCTAGTTTTCGGCCAGATCGGCGAGGCGCAAAGCAAACCGTTGGATGGCACACTGACGGTTAACCACCATCAGGGCCGTTTTCCGTCTACTTGCTGGCCAGTTCACGATTCCTACTTCAAGGCTTTGGTTCACCTGGAGCCTGGCTGGAACAGAATACGTCTAGACTTTTCCTCGCCCAAGATCTCGTCGCCAAGCACCTCCATGTCCGCCCACGCTTCTTTCATCAATATTAACTACCTCCCACTGTCGCATTCTCCACCTCTCCAACTTGCTATTATCCTTGGCCATGACTCCCCAGGAACATATGACGCACCTCCTGAGCGCATCGAGCGAGAAGGGAATGGTCTCGAACTCGCCATCAAGAAGTTTCGAATGTCTGCATATCTTTGGCAAGCCTTTACCGGCGAGCAGATGAAGCGCTATGGTTTCGGTCGCCGTTGTTTCCGCTTTGAAGATGCTTGGGAGCCTGGAACGCTAAGTTATCAAGACTGGGCACAAAACCAGTACAGGACACAAGCACAGGTGCACGTCATTCGCTCTCGGAGATCTGTCGCGGAAATACGTGATTTGCAACACGCCCAACAATACGGCCCAGCCACAAAGAAGAACGAACTTTTCGACATCGCCATAGAGGCATGTAGAGATTACTTTCCAATGGCGCCCGGTCAAAAGCGTTACGTATCCTGCCTATTCCTCGACACTCATTGGGACACGCAAGAACAAACGGTCCGAGGACACGCGGCTTTGGGCGGAGGAACTGAAGACCTAGGACTAGCCATCTTCGGGTCCCATGCGCTTCACAGTTATCCATCAAGTATAGAGGAAGTCTTCCAGGCTTTCCAGGACTGTACGCGAACCGATACCACGTTTGTCGCAAATGATTGCGACGAATCTGGAAGCAGCTGGGAGGCTGCCAACATCGGAATTGGCGCTCATCTCCACGAAACAGGGCATCTCTTCGGCTGTCCTCATCAGGAGTCAGGTGTCATGTTACGCGACTATGTTACGCTTAATCGCACCTTCACATGCCGAGAGCCTTACTCCACCCGCACAAAGTCACCTGGTCAGCAGCTCGTGCTGCCTAACGACGAATGCAGATGGCACAAATTAGACGTTCTGCGCTTCCGATTTCACCCTTGTTTCCGGATTCCAATTGACAATCCCAACATCAATGGAGACGGCAGCGTGCAGGTATGGACAGTTGATGTTAGTCAAGGTGGAGTGATTGCAACCTCGAAGTCCGGCATTGCGTGGGTCGAAGTGTTTGCTGAAGGAGACGATGTTTGCCATCACTGGAAAGAGTTTCCCGAATCGGAAGGCCAATATCCACGACAGGTTGTACTGGATGAAGGCATGGTCCGTTCCctcctacctaaagagaAACAGAAGTCACGCTTGAAGGTCGAGGTCTTTTCTGCAGGTGGAGGGAAGCATGTTATCGAGGACTTCAGTCAACTCTCTAACCAGAAGCAAGCCCGTGTCAAGATACCAGATGGTAGATGGGGCTACCGCGGTGGCAAGTTGGGCTACTCGCAAATGGAGGGTTCACGGCCAGAGGAAGTCATCTTCGATTACGTTCACATTCAGACCAAACTCCTACTCAGCATCAAGATATACCACGGCGCAGCAGTGGATGGATTAGAATTTGTCTACGAAGATACAGCAACCCAACTTTTCGGCAACAGAGGAGGTAGCATGACGGAGTTTGCACTGGACACACGCAAAGGAGAGCTTTTGCTGGGTTTCTCTCTACGCGCTGGACTCTGGATCGATGGCTTGCAAATACTAACCAGTTTGGGAAGGAAGAGCGAGTGGTATGGCAATCCGAACGGTGGTAGCGG ACACACGCTCATCCCTCCTCGTGGCTACACAATCGGCGGCCTGTCCGGCTCCTGCGCACAATGGCTTGACGGCTTCTCACTGATCATCACACGGTGA
- a CDS encoding PssA, Phosphatidylserine synthase, translating into MSQRRNGGGEPQPKDQMPPAKGETQDKQVRLLSQEAGHFSLVRALHLADFITELNGFCGIMSILSSLRYCTQADPTNHTNLYWALGFIPLGLFFDFMDGKVARWRKKASLMGQELDSLADLISFGVSPAAAAFCLGLRTPVDHVLLSFFVLCGLTRLARFNVTVAMVPKDATGKSKYFEGTPIPMSLGIVQIMTYWVYKGWTMEQVPLGLWLEGTPLEFHPVVAMFILHGCLMVSKSVKIPKP; encoded by the exons ATGTCGCAACGAAGGAACGGCGGCGGCGAGCCGCAACCCAAGGACCAGATGCCTCCTGCAAAGGGTGAAA CACAAGACAAGCAAGTCCGTCTGCTCTCCCAAGAAGCCGGCCACTTCTCCCTCGTCCGCGCTCTGCATCTTGCAGACTTCATTACGGAGCTCAATG GCTTCTGCGGCATAATGTCCATTCTCTCCTCGCTCCGCTACTGCACGCAAGCCGACCCCACCAACCACACCAACCTGTACTGGGCGCTCGGCTTCATCCCGCTCGGCCTCTTCTTCGACTTCATGGACGGCAAAGTGGCACGCTGGCGCAAGAAGGCGTCGCTCATGGGCCAGGAACTTGATTCGCTCGCCGACCTCATCTCGTTTGGTGTGTCGCCTGCCGCAGCGGCGTTTTGCCTGGGTCTCCGCACCCCCGTCGACCACGTCCTGCTCAGCTTTTTTGTCCTGTGCGGACTCACGCGTCTGGCGAGGTTCAATGTCACGGTTGCCATGGTGCCCAAGGATGCGACTGGCAAGAGCAAGTACTTTGAGGGTACCCCGATTCCCATGTCCTTGGGTATCGTCCAGATCATGACGTATTGGGTGTACAAGGGGTGGACTATGGAGCAGGTGCCGTTGGGACTTTGGCTCGAGGGCACGCCGCTTGAGTTTCATCCTGTGGTCGCCATGTTCATTCTCCACGGGTGCTTGATGGTCAGCAAGAGTGTGAAGATTCCGAAGCCGTAG
- a CDS encoding Aminotran-1-2 multi-domain protein, which translates to MDLNEVQNATARFFNDANAQFNRIPGSAIAVRYIKSSYQNDPVRSAIELFLFLFAVRYLLAPKYSTQKKVQLTDAEIDELVEDWTPEPLVAPTTALEELENEKRPVIVGPTGPKSKLSNGRTVTNLASYNFYNFLSSDVLKDKAIQTLRTYGVGPCGPPGFYGTQDVHMKTEADVAAHLGVSACIIYAQSFSTISSVIPSFSKRGDIIVADRALNFAARKGIQISRSTVRWFEHNDMEDLENVLKKVVKEQAKKPLTRRFIITEGLFENIGDVVNLPKLIELKLKYKFRLILDETWSYGVLGRTGGGVTEAQNVDASEVDMIIGSLSGPLCAAGGFCAGNEEVVEHQRISSASYTYSAALPALLSTTASETISMLQEQPDLLTGLRENVKAMRAQLDPRSDWVRCSSSSDNPMMLLVFKDEVIKAKKLSLEDQNQIFRDVVDECLANGVLITRLKSFPIGLGLNPRDAGWQPTPALKVCVTSGLTKKETEKAGIVIRHAITKIISKRK; encoded by the exons ATGGATCTTAACGAAGTGCAAAATGCTACAGCGCGCTTCTTCAACGATGCTAATGCGCAATTCAATCGCATACCGGGTTCTGCCATCGCCGTGAGGTACATCAAGTCGAGTTACCAGAACGACCCGGTTCGCAGCGCAATAGAGTTATTCTTGTTCCTCTTCGCCGTGAGGTACCTGCTTGCACCCAAGTACAGTACACAGAAGAAAGTACAGCTTACGGATGCG GAGATTGACGAGTTGGTCGAAGACTGGACGCCGGAACCGCTGGTAGCACCCACGACTGCGCTCGAGGAACTTGAAAACGAGAAGCGACCGGTTATTGTTGG ACCTACCGGCCCCAAGTCGAAGCTCTCCAACGGCCGCACCGTGACCAACCTCGCCTCGTACAACTTCTACAACTTCCTTTCAAGCGATGTCCTCAAGGACAAGGCCATTCAGACGTTGCGCACTTATGGCGTTGGCCCCTGCGGTCCCCCCGGGTTCTACGGCACCCAGGACGTCCACATGAAGACGGAAGCCGACGTGGCCGCCCACCTCGGTGTTTCCGCCTGCATCATCTATGCCCAATCCTTCTCGACTATCAGCAGTGTCATTCCCAGTTTCAGCAAGCGTGGAGACATCATCGTTGCGGATCGCGCGCTCAACTTTGCAGCGAGGAAGGGCATACAAATCAGCCGCAGTACCGTCCGATGGTTTGAGCACAATGACATGGAAGACCTGGAAAACGTGCTCAAGAAAGTCGTCAAGGAGCAGGCTAAGAAGCCGCTAACTAGGCGCTTTATCATCACCGAGGGCTTGTTTGAAAACATTGGCGACGTAGTCAATCTGCCAAAGCTG ATCGAACTCAAGCTAAAGTACAAGTTCCGCCTTATTCTCGACGAAACATGGTCCTACGGCGTCCTCGGCCGCACCGGCGGCGGTGTCACCGAAGCCCAAAACGTGGACGCCTCGGAAGTAGACATGATCATTGGCTCCCTCTCCGGGCCTCTCTGCGCCGCAGGCGGATTCTGCGCCGGCAATGAAGAAGTTGTAGAACATCAGCGCATCTCCTCAGCCTCGTACACGTACTCTGCTGCTCTCCCCGCCTTGCTGAGCACCACGGCCAGTGAAACAATCAGCATGTTGCAAGAACAACCCGACCTCCTGACTGGACTACGCGAGAATGTCAAGGCAATGCGCGCACAGCTTGACCCGAGGAGCGACTGGGTACGCTGCAGCAGTTCGTCCGATAATCCTATGATGCTTCTGGTCTTCAAGGATGAGGTTATCAAGGCGAAGAAACTTTCGCTTGAGGATCAGAATCAAATATTCCGGGATGTTGTTGATGAA TGTCTCGCAAACGGCGTCCTCATCACACGCCTCAAGTCGTTCCCAATCGGCCTCGGCCTCAACCCCCGAGATGCCGGTTGGCAGCCTACTCCCGCGCTCAAGGTTTGCGTTACGAGCGGGCTGACCAAGAAGGAGACCGAGAAGGCGGGTATTGTGATAAGACATGCAATTACCAAGATCATTAGCAAGCGCAAGTAG